A stretch of Cupriavidus necator DNA encodes these proteins:
- a CDS encoding acyl-CoA dehydrogenase family protein gives MEINRSIYRDDHEMFRTTVRRFLERECLPRQAEWDKAGKVDRETWLKAGREGLLCVTLPTEYGGGGGDFGHSAIYAEEYARAGLSGVGFGVHSDIIAPYIARIGNEEQKQRWLPKVCSGEYILAIGMTEPGTGSDLKAIRTTATRDGDEYVINGSKTFISNGLNADLIIMVCKTDPTAGARGVSLIVVEAEREGFRRGRKLDKVGQHAQDTAELFFDNVRVPVANLLGEEGKGFAYLMAELPQERLSIAVSAAAKLEVCLEHTLAYVKDRKAFSQTVWDFQNTKFKLADIKTQAISVRLLVDHYLGEHIRRRLTLEEAAIAKLHATEVLGTALDQMVQLHGGYGYMMEYPVARAFADMRVTRIYGGTSEVMRDLIARKL, from the coding sequence ATGGAAATCAACCGCAGCATCTATCGTGACGACCACGAGATGTTCCGCACCACCGTGCGCCGCTTCCTCGAACGCGAATGCCTGCCCAGGCAAGCCGAATGGGACAAGGCCGGCAAGGTCGACCGCGAGACCTGGCTCAAGGCCGGCCGCGAAGGCCTGCTGTGCGTGACGCTGCCGACCGAGTACGGCGGCGGCGGCGGCGACTTCGGCCACTCCGCCATCTATGCCGAAGAGTATGCCCGCGCCGGCCTGAGCGGGGTCGGCTTCGGCGTGCACTCCGACATCATCGCGCCGTATATCGCCCGCATCGGCAACGAGGAACAGAAGCAGCGCTGGCTTCCCAAGGTCTGCTCCGGCGAATACATCCTCGCCATCGGCATGACCGAGCCCGGCACCGGCAGCGACCTCAAGGCGATCCGCACCACTGCCACCCGCGATGGCGACGAGTACGTGATCAACGGCAGCAAGACCTTCATCAGCAACGGCCTGAACGCCGACCTGATCATCATGGTCTGCAAGACCGACCCGACCGCCGGCGCGCGCGGCGTCAGCCTGATCGTGGTCGAAGCCGAGCGCGAGGGCTTCCGCCGCGGCCGCAAGCTGGACAAGGTCGGCCAGCACGCGCAGGACACCGCCGAGCTGTTCTTCGACAACGTGCGCGTGCCGGTGGCCAACCTGCTGGGCGAGGAAGGCAAGGGCTTTGCCTACCTGATGGCCGAACTGCCGCAGGAGCGCCTGTCGATCGCGGTCAGCGCCGCCGCCAAGCTGGAGGTCTGCCTGGAACACACGCTGGCCTACGTCAAGGACCGCAAGGCCTTCAGCCAGACCGTCTGGGACTTCCAGAACACCAAGTTCAAGCTGGCCGACATCAAGACGCAGGCGATCTCGGTGCGGCTGCTGGTCGACCACTACCTCGGCGAGCACATCCGCCGCCGCCTGACGCTGGAAGAAGCGGCCATCGCCAAGCTCCATGCGACCGAAGTTCTGGGCACCGCGCTGGACCAGATGGTGCAGCTGCACGGCGGCTACGGCTACATGATGGAGTACCCGGTGGCGCGCGCCTTTGCCGACATGCGCGTGACCCGCATCTACGGCGGCACCAGCGAAGTGATGCGCGATCTGATCGCGCGCAAGCTGTAA
- a CDS encoding lipid-transfer protein, producing the protein MTRKVFVAGAGMIPFKKPGSSDTYDVMGATAVRQALEDAGLGYEDVQQAYAGYVYGDSTCGQKALYQVGMTGIPVINVNNNCATGSSALFLARQAVQSGAVDCALAVGFEFMQPGALKSRWDDRAPALERAIGLVDELVDRKDLPNAIRQFSGAGKAHMEKYGTRLETFARIRAKASRHAANNPLAVFRNVLTTEDVLAAPALWEGVLTRLMACPPTCGAAAAIVVSEEFARRKGLKTDVLIAGQSLTTDRPSTYDARDMIRVVGFGMTREGSQQVYEQAGVGPQDLDVIELHDCFAQNELLTYEGLGLCPEGGAEKLVNDGDNTYGGKWVVNPSGGLLSKGHPLGATGLAQCYEMVQQLRGTADQRQVEGARLALTHNLGLGGACVVTLYQKHA; encoded by the coding sequence ATGACTCGCAAGGTTTTCGTCGCCGGCGCCGGCATGATCCCGTTCAAGAAGCCGGGCAGCAGCGACACCTATGACGTGATGGGCGCAACCGCCGTGCGCCAGGCGCTGGAAGACGCCGGCCTTGGCTATGAGGACGTGCAGCAGGCCTACGCCGGCTACGTGTATGGCGACTCGACCTGCGGCCAGAAGGCGCTGTACCAGGTCGGCATGACCGGCATCCCCGTCATCAACGTGAACAACAACTGCGCCACCGGCTCGTCGGCGCTGTTCCTGGCGCGCCAGGCGGTGCAGAGCGGCGCGGTGGACTGCGCGCTCGCGGTCGGCTTCGAGTTCATGCAGCCCGGCGCGCTGAAGTCGCGCTGGGACGACCGCGCCCCGGCGCTTGAGCGCGCCATCGGCCTGGTGGACGAACTGGTCGACCGCAAGGACCTGCCCAATGCCATCCGCCAGTTCTCCGGCGCCGGCAAGGCCCATATGGAAAAGTACGGCACCAGGCTGGAAACCTTCGCCAGGATCCGCGCCAAGGCCAGCCGCCACGCCGCCAACAACCCGCTGGCCGTATTCCGCAACGTGCTGACCACCGAGGACGTGCTGGCCGCGCCGGCGCTGTGGGAAGGCGTGCTCACGCGCCTGATGGCCTGCCCGCCAACCTGCGGCGCCGCTGCCGCCATCGTGGTGTCGGAGGAATTCGCGCGCAGGAAGGGCCTGAAGACCGACGTGCTGATCGCCGGCCAGTCGCTGACCACCGACCGCCCCAGCACCTACGACGCACGCGACATGATCCGCGTGGTCGGCTTCGGCATGACGCGCGAAGGCTCGCAGCAGGTGTATGAGCAGGCCGGCGTCGGCCCGCAGGACCTCGACGTGATCGAGCTGCACGACTGCTTCGCGCAGAACGAGCTGCTGACCTATGAAGGCCTCGGCCTGTGCCCGGAAGGCGGCGCCGAGAAGCTGGTCAACGACGGCGACAACACCTACGGCGGCAAGTGGGTGGTCAACCCGTCAGGCGGCCTGCTGTCCAAGGGCCATCCGCTGGGCGCCACCGGCCTGGCGCAATGCTACGAGATGGTCCAGCAGCTGCGCGGCACCGCCGACCAGCGACAGGTGGAAGGCGCACGCCTGGCCCTGACGCACAACCTCGGCCTGGGCGGCGCCTGCGTGGTCACGCTGTACCAGAAGCACGCCTGA
- a CDS encoding MaoC family dehydratase N-terminal domain-containing protein, whose product MIDKKHIGKVVADFRACAPASQLRFFAKATGQTDPVYLDEAAARDAGHPGLPLPPTFLFSLELAGPATGWRDELGIRIDRILHGEQSFAYHRMAYAGDTLHFKSTIADIYDKKGGALEFVVRETRVTNQDGEHVADLRSVLVHRT is encoded by the coding sequence ATGATCGACAAGAAACACATCGGCAAGGTGGTGGCGGATTTCCGCGCCTGCGCACCGGCCAGCCAGCTGCGCTTCTTCGCCAAGGCCACCGGCCAGACCGATCCGGTCTATCTCGACGAAGCCGCCGCGCGCGACGCCGGCCACCCGGGCCTGCCGTTGCCGCCGACCTTCCTCTTTTCGCTGGAACTGGCCGGGCCGGCGACCGGCTGGCGAGATGAGCTGGGCATCCGCATCGACCGCATCCTGCACGGCGAGCAATCCTTTGCCTACCACCGCATGGCCTACGCCGGCGACACCCTGCACTTCAAGTCCACCATCGCCGACATCTACGACAAGAAGGGCGGCGCGCTGGAATTCGTAGTGCGCGAGACGCGCGTGACCAACCAGGATGGCGAGCACGTGGCAGACCTGCGCAGCGTGCTGGTGCATCGCACTTGA
- a CDS encoding MaoC family dehydratase, which yields MSKLGFDQVKVGDTLPPLTLEPVNRTTLALFAGASNDHNPIHIDIDFARKAGNPDVFAHGMLAMAWLGRLLTQWVDQRQLRQFGVRFVGITHLGHRITCTGRVVEKLEVDGEKRVRLEIQTANQYGESKILGDAVVAL from the coding sequence ATGAGCAAACTAGGCTTCGACCAGGTCAAGGTAGGCGACACCCTGCCGCCGCTGACGCTGGAGCCGGTCAACCGCACCACGCTGGCGCTGTTCGCCGGCGCGTCGAACGACCACAACCCGATCCACATCGACATCGATTTCGCACGCAAGGCCGGCAACCCCGACGTGTTTGCCCACGGCATGCTGGCGATGGCCTGGCTGGGCCGCTTGCTGACGCAGTGGGTGGACCAGCGCCAGCTGCGCCAGTTCGGCGTGCGCTTTGTCGGCATCACCCACCTGGGCCATCGCATCACCTGCACCGGCCGCGTGGTGGAGAAGCTGGAAGTCGACGGCGAGAAGCGCGTCAGGCTGGAAATCCAGACCGCCAACCAGTATGGCGAAAGCAAGATCCTCGGCGACGCCGTCGTTGCCCTGTAA
- a CDS encoding SDR family NAD(P)-dependent oxidoreductase produces MGALEGKVALVTGSGRGIGNAIAMRLAREGARLVINDLDAEPAQQTVEELKAMGVEAVACVGNVSAPDFADRFINTAMSNFKSIDIIVNNAGFTWDDVVQKMSDEQWYAILDCHMTAPFRILRAAYPHIKALAAADKEAGREVYRKIVNISSTSGLNGNAGQINYSGAKAGVIGMTRAMAREWGRFNVNVNAVAFGLIHTRMTSADAKAGATVNIEGREIRVGLNPEMLKSHAQRNPLGRGGTPEEAAGGVYLFCSPDSNYITGQVIAVAGNVQ; encoded by the coding sequence ATGGGAGCACTTGAAGGCAAGGTGGCACTGGTCACCGGTTCGGGCCGCGGCATCGGCAACGCCATCGCCATGCGGCTGGCACGCGAAGGCGCGCGCCTGGTCATCAATGACCTGGACGCCGAGCCGGCGCAACAGACCGTCGAGGAACTGAAGGCAATGGGCGTCGAAGCCGTGGCCTGCGTGGGCAACGTGTCCGCACCGGACTTTGCCGACCGCTTCATCAACACGGCGATGAGCAATTTCAAGAGCATCGACATCATCGTCAACAACGCCGGCTTCACCTGGGACGACGTGGTGCAGAAGATGAGCGACGAGCAGTGGTACGCCATCCTGGACTGCCACATGACCGCGCCGTTCCGCATCCTGCGCGCCGCCTACCCGCACATCAAGGCACTGGCCGCCGCCGACAAGGAAGCCGGCCGCGAGGTGTACCGCAAGATCGTCAATATCTCGTCGACCTCGGGCCTGAACGGCAATGCCGGCCAGATCAACTACTCCGGCGCCAAGGCCGGCGTGATCGGCATGACCCGCGCCATGGCGCGCGAGTGGGGCCGCTTCAACGTCAACGTGAATGCGGTGGCGTTTGGGCTGATCCACACCCGCATGACCTCGGCCGACGCCAAGGCCGGCGCCACGGTCAACATCGAAGGCCGTGAAATCCGCGTCGGGCTGAATCCGGAGATGCTGAAGTCGCACGCCCAGCGCAATCCGCTTGGCCGCGGGGGCACCCCGGAAGAAGCCGCGGGCGGCGTGTACCTGTTCTGCTCGCCGGATTCCAACTACATCACCGGCCAGGTGATCGCGGTCGCCGGCAACGTGCAGTAA
- a CDS encoding pirin family protein, which translates to MKRILGVYSAPRQHWVGDGFPVRSMFSYMSHGKQLSPFLLLDYAGPADFTPTQRPRGVGQHPHRGFETVTIVYKGEVAHRDSTGQGGVIGPGDVQWMTAGAGILHEEFHSPAFTQSGGALEMVQLWVNLPARDKMTTPGYQAIVDRDIPVVPMPDGAGTVRVIAGEYAGKAGPARTFTPMHVWDMRLNQGASARLALPEGWHTALVVLRGKITVNAEATVRDAEMVVLDGAGEDVNIEASTDAVVLLLSGEPIDEPIVGHGPFVMNTEEQIADAFRDFSSGHFGSIAAGGR; encoded by the coding sequence ATGAAGCGCATTCTGGGCGTCTACAGCGCACCGCGTCAGCACTGGGTCGGAGATGGCTTTCCGGTGCGCTCGATGTTTTCGTACATGAGCCACGGCAAGCAACTGAGCCCGTTTCTGCTTTTGGACTATGCCGGGCCGGCCGACTTCACGCCGACGCAGCGCCCGCGCGGGGTTGGCCAGCATCCGCACCGCGGTTTCGAGACCGTGACCATCGTCTACAAGGGCGAGGTCGCGCATCGCGACTCGACCGGGCAGGGCGGCGTGATCGGCCCCGGCGACGTGCAGTGGATGACGGCGGGCGCCGGCATCCTGCATGAGGAATTCCACTCGCCGGCCTTTACGCAAAGCGGCGGCGCGCTGGAAATGGTGCAGCTGTGGGTCAACCTGCCGGCGCGCGACAAGATGACCACGCCCGGCTACCAGGCCATCGTCGACCGCGATATCCCGGTGGTGCCGATGCCCGATGGCGCCGGCACGGTGCGCGTGATCGCCGGCGAGTACGCGGGCAAGGCCGGCCCGGCGCGCACCTTCACGCCGATGCATGTGTGGGATATGCGCCTGAACCAGGGTGCCAGCGCGCGGCTGGCGCTGCCGGAGGGCTGGCATACCGCGCTGGTGGTGCTGCGCGGCAAGATCACCGTCAACGCGGAGGCGACGGTGCGGGATGCCGAGATGGTGGTGCTGGACGGTGCCGGCGAGGATGTGAACATCGAAGCCAGCACCGACGCGGTGGTGCTGCTGCTCAGCGGCGAGCCGATCGACGAGCCGATCGTCGGCCATGGCCCGTTCGTGATGAACACTGAAGAGCAGATTGCCGATGCCTTCCGCGACTTCAGCAGCGGTCATTTCGGCAGCATCGCGGCGGGCGGCCGGTAG
- a CDS encoding acyloxyacyl hydrolase — protein sequence MSVKIATPSSRLAHLAAAVPFAACLCALPAAADAATFSMQGGYGRDNRHGVEKYEVAARWDDIVQWQLSSRLALSLDGEVNLANWRALSSRPSSQLTEFGVSPIFRLSYAGEYATPFVEASVGLRVLSHTEIADGHRMGSAFQFSDMVGVGIAFGKAQRLAIGYRFQHLSNAGIRQPNPGTNFSMGYVRYRF from the coding sequence ATGTCAGTGAAGATAGCAACCCCATCAAGCCGGCTGGCGCACCTTGCTGCCGCCGTTCCGTTTGCGGCCTGCCTGTGCGCGCTTCCGGCCGCCGCCGACGCGGCAACCTTCTCGATGCAGGGCGGCTATGGCCGCGACAACCGCCACGGCGTTGAAAAATACGAAGTGGCCGCGCGCTGGGACGATATCGTGCAGTGGCAGCTGTCAAGCCGCCTTGCGCTGTCCCTGGACGGCGAGGTCAATCTCGCAAACTGGCGGGCGCTGTCGTCCCGGCCGTCGAGCCAGCTGACGGAGTTCGGCGTGTCACCGATCTTCCGCCTCAGCTATGCGGGCGAGTACGCGACGCCGTTTGTTGAAGCCTCCGTGGGTTTGCGCGTGCTCAGCCATACCGAGATCGCCGACGGCCATCGCATGGGCTCGGCGTTCCAGTTCTCTGACATGGTCGGCGTGGGCATTGCCTTCGGCAAGGCGCAGCGGCTTGCCATCGGCTACCGCTTCCAGCACCTGTCCAATGCCGGCATCAGGCAGCCCAATCCCGGCACCAACTTCAGCATGGGCTACGTGCGCTACCGCTTCTGA
- a CDS encoding MFS transporter gives MTVPQPGGHAREPSEPSALGVDVRPREVWAWAMYDFANSGYTTVVITALFNAYFVAVVAGNASWATLAWTAALSLSYALVVLSAPLVGAYADLRAAKKPLLAVTTAGCVVFTALLYFAQPGTLGLAILCVVLSNFFFGSGENLIAAFLPSLSTTRALGRVSGWGWSLGYIGGLATLGACLLYVNWASARGHVASQFVPVTMLITAAIFALASLPTFLLLRDRGAPRIAASAPAGEQAWARVWQRLGQLRQFRDLRRFLLCTLFYQAGIQAVITLTAIYANQAMGFTMQQTLTLVLVVNLTAAAGAFLFGPVQDRIGHVRAIALTLLGWILTILLAHAAREAPLFWLAANVAGLCLGAAQSAGRAMVGLLAPPSRAAEFFGLWGLAVKLASIAGPLTYGMASWLTGGDHRQALLVTGSYFVVGLGLLCGVNTMRGRRAALRAERMVGLETGYGAATAGPACH, from the coding sequence ATGACCGTGCCCCAACCTGGTGGCCACGCTCGCGAGCCCAGCGAGCCCTCTGCCCTGGGCGTCGACGTACGGCCGCGCGAAGTGTGGGCATGGGCCATGTACGACTTTGCCAACTCTGGCTACACCACCGTGGTCATCACCGCGCTGTTCAATGCCTACTTCGTCGCCGTGGTGGCCGGCAATGCGTCCTGGGCCACGCTGGCGTGGACCGCGGCGCTTTCGCTCTCCTATGCGCTGGTGGTGCTAAGCGCGCCGCTGGTCGGTGCCTACGCCGACCTGCGCGCAGCCAAGAAGCCACTGCTTGCGGTGACGACGGCGGGTTGCGTGGTGTTCACCGCCCTGCTCTATTTTGCGCAGCCCGGCACCCTTGGCCTGGCCATCCTGTGCGTGGTCCTGTCCAACTTCTTTTTCGGCAGCGGCGAAAACCTGATCGCAGCCTTCCTGCCGTCGCTTTCCACCACCCGGGCCCTGGGCAGGGTATCGGGCTGGGGCTGGAGCCTTGGCTATATCGGTGGCCTGGCCACGCTGGGCGCATGCCTGCTCTATGTCAACTGGGCCAGCGCACGCGGCCACGTCGCCAGCCAGTTCGTTCCCGTCACCATGCTGATCACGGCGGCCATCTTTGCCCTGGCGAGCCTGCCGACCTTCCTGCTGCTGCGCGACCGCGGCGCGCCACGGATCGCTGCGTCCGCGCCGGCTGGCGAACAGGCCTGGGCCAGGGTATGGCAACGCCTGGGCCAGCTGCGCCAGTTCAGGGACCTGCGCCGCTTCCTGCTGTGCACCCTGTTCTACCAGGCCGGCATCCAGGCAGTGATCACGCTGACCGCCATCTACGCCAACCAGGCCATGGGCTTCACCATGCAGCAGACCCTGACCCTGGTGCTGGTGGTCAACCTGACGGCGGCGGCCGGCGCCTTCCTGTTCGGCCCTGTGCAGGACCGCATCGGCCACGTGCGCGCCATTGCCCTGACGCTGCTGGGCTGGATCCTGACCATCCTGCTGGCGCACGCCGCGCGCGAAGCGCCGCTGTTCTGGCTTGCCGCCAACGTGGCCGGCCTGTGCCTGGGCGCCGCCCAGTCCGCGGGACGGGCCATGGTGGGGCTGCTGGCCCCGCCCTCGCGCGCGGCCGAGTTCTTCGGTCTGTGGGGCCTGGCGGTCAAGCTGGCCTCGATCGCCGGGCCGCTGACCTATGGCATGGCAAGCTGGCTGACGGGCGGCGATCACCGGCAGGCGCTGCTGGTCACCGGCAGCTACTTCGTGGTCGGGCTGGGCCTGCTGTGCGGGGTCAACACCATGCGGGGCCGGCGGGCTGCCTTGCGCGCTGAGCGGATGGTCGGGCTGGAGACCGGGTACGGAGCCGCCACTGCCGGCCCCGCTTGCCATTAG
- a CDS encoding TGS domain-containing protein translates to MPANLTPEYKQAEQAYRLARQPREQLECLKEMLRVIPKHKGTEHLQADIKSRIRELTQASAGHGKAAHRGPAHAVHAEGAAQLCLIGPPGAGKSSLHARLTGSGSEVGASPHPTQVPVPAMLPFDDIAFQLVDLPPVSVEFMQPGLTDILRATDGVLLVVDLSAPDCTEQLALILRRLAEAKIILSERWPGQADSPGATAEPAADPFSVHLPALLLANKTDLANPEDAAVLEDLLGVSFPALATSAIDGRGLAEVGPFLFRALRIVRVYTKAPGKPVDQRRPFTMRRGDTVLDVALQVHPDLARTFKFARIWGSGKFSGQQVGADHPVADRDVVELHSQAHG, encoded by the coding sequence ATGCCAGCAAACCTCACTCCAGAGTACAAGCAGGCCGAACAAGCCTATCGGCTGGCACGCCAGCCGCGCGAGCAGCTCGAATGCCTGAAGGAGATGCTCCGTGTCATCCCGAAGCACAAGGGGACGGAGCATCTGCAGGCCGATATCAAGTCGCGCATCAGGGAGCTCACGCAGGCATCTGCGGGCCACGGGAAGGCCGCTCACAGAGGGCCGGCACATGCGGTGCATGCCGAAGGCGCGGCCCAGCTCTGTCTGATCGGCCCGCCCGGCGCGGGAAAATCCAGCCTGCACGCAAGGCTGACAGGATCGGGCAGCGAGGTCGGAGCCTCCCCCCACCCTACGCAGGTGCCGGTCCCCGCCATGTTGCCGTTCGACGACATTGCTTTCCAGCTGGTGGACCTGCCACCTGTATCGGTCGAATTCATGCAACCCGGGCTCACTGACATATTGCGGGCGACAGACGGCGTACTGTTGGTGGTCGACCTGAGCGCGCCAGACTGTACCGAACAGTTGGCGTTGATTCTGCGGCGCCTCGCCGAGGCAAAGATCATCCTGTCGGAGCGCTGGCCGGGTCAGGCCGACAGCCCTGGGGCGACGGCGGAACCGGCGGCTGACCCGTTCAGTGTTCACCTCCCTGCGCTGCTGCTGGCCAACAAGACCGATCTCGCCAACCCGGAAGACGCGGCCGTGCTCGAAGACCTGCTCGGTGTAAGCTTTCCGGCGCTCGCAACCTCGGCCATCGACGGGCGCGGACTGGCCGAGGTCGGTCCGTTCCTTTTCAGGGCTCTGCGCATCGTGCGTGTCTACACCAAGGCACCCGGGAAACCTGTCGACCAGCGTCGGCCTTTTACGATGCGCCGCGGCGACACCGTGCTGGATGTCGCCTTGCAGGTGCACCCCGATCTCGCGCGTACGTTCAAGTTCGCCCGCATCTGGGGGAGTGGCAAGTTCAGCGGCCAGCAGGTGGGCGCCGATCATCCGGTAGCCGATCGGGACGTGGTGGAACTGCATTCGCAGGCGCATGGATGA
- a CDS encoding GYD domain-containing protein, producing the protein MTTYVILSRLAPDAFTDPKDMKQLAATVAEKIKSECPAVTWKDSYLTLGRFDVVDIVETDDLKQLERAALIIRGYGHAATETLQATPWDEFIAAL; encoded by the coding sequence ATGACTACATACGTCATCCTCAGCCGTCTCGCTCCTGATGCGTTCACGGATCCCAAGGACATGAAGCAGCTCGCCGCCACGGTGGCCGAGAAAATCAAGTCTGAATGCCCTGCCGTCACCTGGAAGGACAGCTATCTGACACTCGGGCGCTTTGACGTCGTGGACATTGTCGAGACGGACGACCTGAAGCAGCTCGAGCGGGCGGCGTTGATCATCCGGGGCTATGGACACGCCGCGACCGAGACGCTGCAAGCGACGCCGTGGGACGAGTTCATCGCGGCCCTGTAG
- a CDS encoding thioredoxin domain-containing protein: MTNRLATETSPYLRQHAENPVDWYPWCEEAFRRARDDDKPVLLSVGYATCHWCHVMAHESFENPRIAGLMNDRFISIKVDRQERPDLDDIYQKVPQMMGQGGGWPLTVFLTPQGEPFYGGTYFPPDDRYGRPGLARVLLSLSEAWTHRREALRDTIEQFQQGFRQLDDTVLSREDAEEAAEVQDLPAQTALALARNTDPTHGGLGGAPKFPNASAYDLVLRICQRTHEPALLDALERTLDGMAAGGIHDQLGGGFARYSVDERWAVPHFEKMLYDNGQLVTLYANAYRLTGKQAWRRVFEGTIAYIVRDMTHPDGGFYAGEDADSEGEEGRFYVWTAPEVKAVLGESEGALACRAYGVTEGGNFEPGRSVLQRAVTLTPLEEARLEGWRERLLAARAQRVRPGRDDNILAGWNGLMIQGLCAAYQATGNPAHLAAARRAASFIQDKLTMPDGGVYRYWKDGTVKVPGFLEDYAFLANALIDLYESCFDRRYLDRAAELVALIIDNFWDDGLYFTPNDGEPLIHRPRAPHDGAWPSGISASVFSFLRLHELSGEDRYRDLAEHEFQRYRAAASAAPAGFVHFLAAADFAQRGAFGIILAGDKAAAAALVESVHRTYLPARVLAFAEDVPVGQGRLPVDGRPAAYVCRHRACSAPVTSGEALLERCAGVTVSPQ, from the coding sequence ATGACAAACCGGCTCGCCACAGAAACCTCGCCTTACCTCCGGCAACACGCGGAGAATCCTGTCGACTGGTATCCCTGGTGCGAAGAGGCGTTTCGCCGCGCGCGCGACGATGACAAGCCGGTCCTGCTTTCCGTCGGCTACGCCACCTGCCATTGGTGCCACGTCATGGCGCACGAATCGTTCGAGAATCCCCGGATCGCCGGCCTGATGAACGATCGGTTCATCAGCATCAAGGTCGACCGGCAGGAGCGTCCCGATCTCGACGACATCTACCAGAAAGTCCCCCAGATGATGGGACAGGGCGGCGGCTGGCCGCTGACGGTATTCCTGACGCCGCAAGGAGAGCCATTCTACGGCGGCACCTACTTTCCGCCCGATGACCGCTATGGCCGCCCCGGGCTCGCGCGCGTGCTGCTGAGCCTGAGCGAAGCCTGGACGCATCGCCGCGAGGCACTGCGCGACACCATCGAGCAGTTTCAGCAGGGGTTCCGGCAACTGGACGATACGGTCCTGAGCCGTGAAGACGCGGAAGAAGCCGCGGAAGTCCAGGATCTGCCCGCGCAGACAGCCCTCGCCCTCGCGCGCAATACGGACCCGACCCATGGCGGCCTGGGCGGAGCGCCCAAGTTTCCCAACGCAAGCGCGTACGACCTCGTGCTGCGCATCTGTCAGCGCACGCATGAACCCGCGCTGCTTGATGCGCTGGAGCGCACGCTCGACGGCATGGCGGCCGGCGGCATCCATGACCAGCTCGGCGGTGGCTTCGCCCGCTACAGTGTCGACGAACGCTGGGCCGTGCCCCACTTCGAAAAGATGCTTTACGACAACGGCCAGCTCGTCACGCTCTACGCCAACGCCTATCGCCTGACGGGAAAGCAAGCCTGGCGCCGCGTATTCGAGGGAACGATCGCGTACATTGTGCGGGACATGACGCACCCCGACGGCGGCTTCTATGCCGGCGAAGATGCCGACAGCGAAGGCGAGGAAGGCCGCTTTTATGTCTGGACAGCGCCCGAGGTGAAGGCAGTCCTGGGCGAATCCGAGGGAGCCCTGGCGTGTCGCGCCTACGGCGTGACCGAAGGCGGGAACTTTGAACCCGGCAGATCGGTGCTCCAGCGTGCCGTCACGCTGACTCCCCTGGAGGAGGCACGGCTGGAAGGCTGGCGCGAGCGGCTGTTGGCTGCGCGCGCCCAGCGCGTGCGCCCCGGGCGCGACGACAACATTCTCGCCGGGTGGAACGGTCTCATGATCCAGGGACTCTGCGCCGCTTACCAGGCAACGGGCAACCCCGCACACCTCGCCGCCGCAAGGCGTGCCGCCAGCTTTATCCAGGACAAGCTCACCATGCCGGACGGCGGTGTGTATCGGTACTGGAAGGACGGCACAGTCAAGGTGCCAGGGTTCCTGGAAGACTATGCCTTCCTGGCTAACGCGCTGATCGACCTCTACGAATCCTGCTTCGACAGGCGATACCTTGATCGCGCAGCCGAACTCGTGGCGCTCATCATCGATAACTTCTGGGACGACGGGCTGTATTTCACGCCCAATGATGGCGAGCCATTGATACACAGGCCTCGCGCGCCGCACGACGGCGCCTGGCCGTCCGGCATTTCAGCCAGCGTGTTCTCCTTCCTGCGCTTGCATGAACTCAGCGGCGAGGATCGCTATCGTGACCTCGCCGAGCACGAATTCCAGCGCTACCGGGCTGCCGCCAGCGCGGCCCCGGCCGGCTTCGTGCACTTCCTGGCCGCCGCGGACTTCGCGCAGCGCGGCGCGTTCGGGATCATTCTTGCCGGCGACAAGGCGGCGGCCGCCGCCTTGGTGGAAAGCGTTCACCGCACCTATCTTCCGGCACGCGTGCTGGCATTCGCCGAAGACGTTCCCGTCGGCCAGGGGCGGCTCCCGGTGGACGGCCGGCCGGCAGCCTACGTGTGCCGCCATCGCGCCTGTAGCGCGCCCGTGACCAGCGGCGAGGCACTGCTTGAACGCTGCGCGGGGGTGACGGTGAGCCCTCAGTGA